The Gemmatimonadota bacterium genomic sequence AGAGCCCGAGCCCGAGGCCCGATCTCTCAATGCCCATGGCGCACCAATCCGATGAACACTGACGTCAGCATAGCGAAGATGTACGCCTGTAAGAAAGCAATAAACAGCTCGAGCACCATGATGGCCACGGCCATGACCGCGGGAGCCGCCACTGGTAGAATGAAGCCGGCCACCGGCCGCGCCACGAAGATCAGCCCGATCAGCGCAAGTATGACGAAGTGCCCCGCGTTCATATTAGCAAAAAGTCGGATGGCCAGCGCAAACGGCTTGGTCAGCTTGGCCAGCAGCTCGACCGGGGTCATGATCAGCAGCATGAGGGCGCGGCCCGCCGGGTTCATCCCCGGCGGCGCGTAGAAGATGGTGCGCGCATAGCCGCGTGGCCCCAGGGCCAGGAACCCGGACACCTCGATGACCACCAGAGACATGAGCGCCAGGGCCGCGGTCACAGAAAGGTTGGCCGTCGCCGTCGCGCCCCACGGCAAGAGCCCCAGGAGATTGCAGAACAGGATGAAGAAGAAGAGCGTGAGCACGAAGGGGACGAACCGCTCGCCGCCATGCCCGATGTTCGCCAGCGCCACCTCGTCCCGCAAATAGACCACAAAGGCCTCGATCAGGTTGGCTACCCCCTTCGGCGCCCGCTCCGTACCCTTCGCGTGCGTCTTGCGTGCCGTCCAGATCATGATCCCCGCCACCAGCAGCGCCGCGAGCAGCATGAAGACCACGTGCTTGGTGGGCGAGAAGTCGATCGAGAGCGGACCCAAGGCAACCGGATCGAAACGCGGCAGTTCCAATGCTCCCAGGAAGGGCAGCTCGAGCTCATGCGAGTCCGTCACATGGTGCATGATCATGTCGCCCAGGTTCGGCTCTGCCGCAACCGGCTGCGAACCGGGCGCCGCCTGGGCCGCCGCCAACCAGGACCAGACGTGCCCCATCACCGATCCGGGACTCCCGAGCGCAGGAAAACGGGCTCGAGCAAGAGCAGCAGGAACAGGAAACCCGCAAAGCTGAGCAGCAGCGGGGCCGCCGAGGTGGGCGCCGTCCGCGCCAGCCACAACCCGACCCCCAGCACTACACCCAGGCGCAATACCGTGCCACCACCCCAGGCCAGAAAGAACCCCCGGCCCCGCCGGCGCAAGAGCAGCAACGCGCCGAACGCACCCAACTGAACCAGCCACGCCGCCCCGGCCAACGCCCACACCCGCGCCGGGGCCTCAACCCCCGCACCCACCAGCAGCACTGCCGCCAGAGCAACCACCGCGCCGCCCACTGCCGCGTACCACCACAGCAGCTTCACTCCTCCCCCTCCTCCCGCTCCCGCCTGGCACGCTCCCGCGGCTCGATCACCAGATGATAGTACATGCTGTAAAATCCGGCTCCCGCTCCCACAACAGCGCCCAGCACCATGAACAGCGGCACCGTCCCCAGCCAACGGTCCAGCAGCCACCCCAGGAACAGGA encodes the following:
- a CDS encoding AtpZ/AtpI family protein, which encodes MAERRGVGARGGPEGQRLVAEAGRYLGHGLTWALSTALFLFLGWLLDRWLGTVPLFMVLGAVVGAGAGFYSMYYHLVIEPRERARREREEGEE
- the atpB gene encoding F0F1 ATP synthase subunit A, which produces MGHVWSWLAAAQAAPGSQPVAAEPNLGDMIMHHVTDSHELELPFLGALELPRFDPVALGPLSIDFSPTKHVVFMLLAALLVAGIMIWTARKTHAKGTERAPKGVANLIEAFVVYLRDEVALANIGHGGERFVPFVLTLFFFILFCNLLGLLPWGATATANLSVTAALALMSLVVIEVSGFLALGPRGYARTIFYAPPGMNPAGRALMLLIMTPVELLAKLTKPFALAIRLFANMNAGHFVILALIGLIFVARPVAGFILPVAAPAVMAVAIMVLELFIAFLQAYIFAMLTSVFIGLVRHGH